In Tachysurus fulvidraco isolate hzauxx_2018 chromosome 25, HZAU_PFXX_2.0, whole genome shotgun sequence, the following proteins share a genomic window:
- the xrcc1 gene encoding DNA repair protein XRCC1 isoform X3 codes for MVDWDVRKEPSVRSEMPEIKLKHVVSCSSEDSTHKADNLLSSETYRKWKSAHPGEKQVSVILQFEKEEQVHSIDIGNEGSAFIEVLVGHSTSIKDQDFEVLLVTSSFMSPSESRGNLNLNRVRFFSPQQLVKSTSQEKWDRVKIVCTQPYNKSIAYGVAFIKFHSPPDNDSPASTPPNLTKLGQFRLKDESQSSGSNLQPGSLFLNRESKDSKGVKISPKSSTLSYATAALQAEPSTSSSAPTSSPQSAVSVKRKFEFSKERQDAPPPPAKKHTRPPKPITPNSEHTSPSTKTASISQKTPVQKSSVKPRPLASEPVPFCQIMEGVVFVLSGFQNPFRAELRDKAVSMGARYLPDWTPDSTHLICAFSNTPKYSQVKAAGGLIVRKEWVIDCHKRKKKISYKRYLMDGAESSSEDEMDDISVEEQTHDEGEIKKSPEKRHNTTTTSVTEEKQDVWMDEREEEDDDGSGVDTEEELRRVEKRRGEKAGQQNRGRGGGQESEDDPYGGSTDENTDAEEEEDKPIPDLPDFLTGKRFYMYGTFPENQRRLLQRYIIAYNGVVEDYMNEKVQFVITSQGWDDTFEDSDLSVHMLDVGEIHSCEDIADFVESGN; via the exons at GGTCGATTGGGACGTGAGGAAGGAGCCGTCAGTGCGAAGTGAAATGCCTGAGATTAAACTGAAACATGTGGTGTCCTGCAGCAGTGAGGACAGT ACACATAAAGCAGATAACCTTCTGAGTTCAGAGACGTACAGGAAGTGGAAATCTGCTCATCCTGGAGAGAAGCAGGTTTCAGTTATCCTGCAG TTTGAGAAGGAGGAGCAGGTCCACAGTATTGACATTGGGAACGAAGGATCAGCCTTTATTGAAGTTCTTGTTGGACACTCAACCTCTATTAAAGACCAGGATTTCGAG GTGTTGTTGGTGACATCGTCGTTCATGTCTCCCTCTGAGAGTCGAGGGAATTTGAATCTGAACCGTGTGCGATTTTTCAGCCCTCAGCAGCTAGTGAAGAGCACAAGTCAGGAGAAATGGGACAGAGTAAAGATCGTGTGTACACAACCCTACAACAAG aGCATTGCCTATGGAGTGGCGTTTATAAAGTTTCATTCTCCACCGGATAACGACAGTCCTGCTTCTACACCACCt AATTTGACTAAACTGGGTCAGTTCCGGTTGAAGGATGAGTCTCAGTCTTCTGGGTCAAACCTGCAACCAGGGAGTCTGTTCCTGAACCGAGAGAGTAAAGACAGTAAAGGAGTGAAAA TTTCTCCTAAAAGCAGTACACTGAGTTATGCAACAGCAGCACTACAGGCAGAGCCATCGACTTCAAGCTCCGCCCCCACCAGCTCACCACAG TCGGCTGTATCGGTGAAGAGAAAGTTTGAGTTCAGTAAAGAGAGACAGGATGCCCCTCCTCCCCCTGCCAAGAAACACACACGTCCACCTAAACCCATTACCCCCAATTCTGAGCACACGTCCCCCAGCACAAAAACAg CATCTATTTCCCAGAAGACCCCAGTGCAGAAGTCCTCtgtgaagccccgccccctggcCTCAGAACCAGTCCCCTTCTGCCAAATCATGGAGGGCGtagtgtttgtgctgagtggATTTCAGAACCCGTTCCGTGCAGAACTCAGAGACAAGGCTGTGTCCATGGGGGCACGGTACCTACCGGACTGGACCCCAGACTCCACTCacctcat atgtgccTTTTCTAACACCCCTAAGTACAGTCAGGTGAAGGCAGCAGGGGGGCTGATAGTTCGGAAGGAGTGGGTGATCGACTGTcacaagaggaaaaagaaaatctcttacaaacg GTATCTGATGGATGGAGCAGAGTCCAGCTCTGAGGATGAGATGGATGACATCAGTGTTGAGGAGCAGACACACGACGAGGGGGAAATAAAA AAGAGTCCTGAAAAGagacacaacaccaccacaacatCTGTGACAGAGGAGAAGCAAGATGTGTGGATGGACGAGCGAG aagaggaagatgatgatggatCAGGCGTGGACACTGAGGAGGAGCTGAGAAG agtggagaagaggagaggagagaaagcagGACAGCAgaacagaggaagaggaggaggacagGAGTCAGAAGACGACCCGTATGGCGGCTCAACAGATGAGAACACAGAtgcagaagaagaggaagacaaACCCATACCTGATctaccag attttCTGACAGGAAAGAGGTTTTATATGTATGGGACATTTCCAGAGAACCAGAGACGTTTGCTGCAGCGTTACATCATTGCCTATAACGG tgttgtGGAGGACTACATGAATGAGAAGGTCCAGTTTGTGATCACCAGTCAGGGATGGGACGACACCTTCGAGGAC TCAGACCTCAGCGTCCACATGTTGGACGTGGGAGAAATACACAGCTGTGAAGACATAGCTGACTTTGTCGAGAGTGGGAACTGA
- the xrcc1 gene encoding DNA repair protein XRCC1 isoform X4, which translates to MPEIKLKHVVSCSSEDSTHKADNLLSSETYRKWKSAHPGEKQVSVILQFEKEEQVHSIDIGNEGSAFIEVLVGHSTSIKDQDFEVLLVTSSFMSPSESRGNLNLNRVRFFSPQQLVKSTSQEKWDRVKIVCTQPYNKSIAYGVAFIKFHSPPDNDSPASTPPNLTKLGQFRLKDESQSSGSNLQPGSLFLNRESKDSKGVKISPKSSTLSYATAALQAEPSTSSSAPTSSPQSAVSVKRKFEFSKERQDAPPPPAKKHTRPPKPITPNSEHTSPSTKTASISQKTPVQKSSVKPRPLASEPVPFCQIMEGVVFVLSGFQNPFRAELRDKAVSMGARYLPDWTPDSTHLICAFSNTPKYSQVKAAGGLIVRKEWVIDCHKRKKKISYKRYLMDGAESSSEDEMDDISVEEQTHDEGEIKKSPEKRHNTTTTSVTEEKQDVWMDEREEEDDDGSGVDTEEELRRVEKRRGEKAGQQNRGRGGGQESEDDPYGGSTDENTDAEEEEDKPIPDLPDFLTGKRFYMYGTFPENQRRLLQRYIIAYNGVVEDYMNEKVQFVITSQGWDDTFEDALMENENLSFVKPTWIFAINDKQKMLPYQPYTVVP; encoded by the exons ATGCCTGAGATTAAACTGAAACATGTGGTGTCCTGCAGCAGTGAGGACAGT ACACATAAAGCAGATAACCTTCTGAGTTCAGAGACGTACAGGAAGTGGAAATCTGCTCATCCTGGAGAGAAGCAGGTTTCAGTTATCCTGCAG TTTGAGAAGGAGGAGCAGGTCCACAGTATTGACATTGGGAACGAAGGATCAGCCTTTATTGAAGTTCTTGTTGGACACTCAACCTCTATTAAAGACCAGGATTTCGAG GTGTTGTTGGTGACATCGTCGTTCATGTCTCCCTCTGAGAGTCGAGGGAATTTGAATCTGAACCGTGTGCGATTTTTCAGCCCTCAGCAGCTAGTGAAGAGCACAAGTCAGGAGAAATGGGACAGAGTAAAGATCGTGTGTACACAACCCTACAACAAG aGCATTGCCTATGGAGTGGCGTTTATAAAGTTTCATTCTCCACCGGATAACGACAGTCCTGCTTCTACACCACCt AATTTGACTAAACTGGGTCAGTTCCGGTTGAAGGATGAGTCTCAGTCTTCTGGGTCAAACCTGCAACCAGGGAGTCTGTTCCTGAACCGAGAGAGTAAAGACAGTAAAGGAGTGAAAA TTTCTCCTAAAAGCAGTACACTGAGTTATGCAACAGCAGCACTACAGGCAGAGCCATCGACTTCAAGCTCCGCCCCCACCAGCTCACCACAG TCGGCTGTATCGGTGAAGAGAAAGTTTGAGTTCAGTAAAGAGAGACAGGATGCCCCTCCTCCCCCTGCCAAGAAACACACACGTCCACCTAAACCCATTACCCCCAATTCTGAGCACACGTCCCCCAGCACAAAAACAg CATCTATTTCCCAGAAGACCCCAGTGCAGAAGTCCTCtgtgaagccccgccccctggcCTCAGAACCAGTCCCCTTCTGCCAAATCATGGAGGGCGtagtgtttgtgctgagtggATTTCAGAACCCGTTCCGTGCAGAACTCAGAGACAAGGCTGTGTCCATGGGGGCACGGTACCTACCGGACTGGACCCCAGACTCCACTCacctcat atgtgccTTTTCTAACACCCCTAAGTACAGTCAGGTGAAGGCAGCAGGGGGGCTGATAGTTCGGAAGGAGTGGGTGATCGACTGTcacaagaggaaaaagaaaatctcttacaaacg GTATCTGATGGATGGAGCAGAGTCCAGCTCTGAGGATGAGATGGATGACATCAGTGTTGAGGAGCAGACACACGACGAGGGGGAAATAAAA AAGAGTCCTGAAAAGagacacaacaccaccacaacatCTGTGACAGAGGAGAAGCAAGATGTGTGGATGGACGAGCGAG aagaggaagatgatgatggatCAGGCGTGGACACTGAGGAGGAGCTGAGAAG agtggagaagaggagaggagagaaagcagGACAGCAgaacagaggaagaggaggaggacagGAGTCAGAAGACGACCCGTATGGCGGCTCAACAGATGAGAACACAGAtgcagaagaagaggaagacaaACCCATACCTGATctaccag attttCTGACAGGAAAGAGGTTTTATATGTATGGGACATTTCCAGAGAACCAGAGACGTTTGCTGCAGCGTTACATCATTGCCTATAACGG tgttgtGGAGGACTACATGAATGAGAAGGTCCAGTTTGTGATCACCAGTCAGGGATGGGACGACACCTTCGAGGAC gctttGATGGAGAATGAGAATCTGAGTTTTGTGAAACCTACATGGATCTTTGCTATTAATGATAAGCAGAAGATGTTACCCTATCAACCCTACACTGTAGTCccctaa
- the xrcc1 gene encoding DNA repair protein XRCC1 isoform X2: MVDWDVRKEPSVRSEMPEIKLKHVVSCSSEDSTHKADNLLSSETYRKWKSAHPGEKQVSVILQFEKEEQVHSIDIGNEGSAFIEVLVGHSTSIKDQDFEVLLVTSSFMSPSESRGNLNLNRVRFFSPQQLVKSTSQEKWDRVKIVCTQPYNKSIAYGVAFIKFHSPPDNDSPASTPPNLTKLGQFRLKDESQSSGSNLQPGSLFLNRESKDSKGVKISPKSSTLSYATAALQAEPSTSSSAPTSSPQSAVSVKRKFEFSKERQDAPPPPAKKHTRPPKPITPNSEHTSPSTKTASISQKTPVQKSSVKPRPLASEPVPFCQIMEGVVFVLSGFQNPFRAELRDKAVSMGARYLPDWTPDSTHLICAFSNTPKYSQVKAAGGLIVRKEWVIDCHKRKKKISYKRYLMDGAESSSEDEMDDISVEEQTHDEGEIKSPEKRHNTTTTSVTEEKQDVWMDEREEEDDDGSGVDTEEELRRVEKRRGEKAGQQNRGRGGGQESEDDPYGGSTDENTDAEEEEDKPIPDLPDFLTGKRFYMYGTFPENQRRLLQRYIIAYNGVVEDYMNEKVQFVITSQGWDDTFEDALMENENLSFVKPTWIFAINDKQKMLPYQPYTVVP, from the exons at GGTCGATTGGGACGTGAGGAAGGAGCCGTCAGTGCGAAGTGAAATGCCTGAGATTAAACTGAAACATGTGGTGTCCTGCAGCAGTGAGGACAGT ACACATAAAGCAGATAACCTTCTGAGTTCAGAGACGTACAGGAAGTGGAAATCTGCTCATCCTGGAGAGAAGCAGGTTTCAGTTATCCTGCAG TTTGAGAAGGAGGAGCAGGTCCACAGTATTGACATTGGGAACGAAGGATCAGCCTTTATTGAAGTTCTTGTTGGACACTCAACCTCTATTAAAGACCAGGATTTCGAG GTGTTGTTGGTGACATCGTCGTTCATGTCTCCCTCTGAGAGTCGAGGGAATTTGAATCTGAACCGTGTGCGATTTTTCAGCCCTCAGCAGCTAGTGAAGAGCACAAGTCAGGAGAAATGGGACAGAGTAAAGATCGTGTGTACACAACCCTACAACAAG aGCATTGCCTATGGAGTGGCGTTTATAAAGTTTCATTCTCCACCGGATAACGACAGTCCTGCTTCTACACCACCt AATTTGACTAAACTGGGTCAGTTCCGGTTGAAGGATGAGTCTCAGTCTTCTGGGTCAAACCTGCAACCAGGGAGTCTGTTCCTGAACCGAGAGAGTAAAGACAGTAAAGGAGTGAAAA TTTCTCCTAAAAGCAGTACACTGAGTTATGCAACAGCAGCACTACAGGCAGAGCCATCGACTTCAAGCTCCGCCCCCACCAGCTCACCACAG TCGGCTGTATCGGTGAAGAGAAAGTTTGAGTTCAGTAAAGAGAGACAGGATGCCCCTCCTCCCCCTGCCAAGAAACACACACGTCCACCTAAACCCATTACCCCCAATTCTGAGCACACGTCCCCCAGCACAAAAACAg CATCTATTTCCCAGAAGACCCCAGTGCAGAAGTCCTCtgtgaagccccgccccctggcCTCAGAACCAGTCCCCTTCTGCCAAATCATGGAGGGCGtagtgtttgtgctgagtggATTTCAGAACCCGTTCCGTGCAGAACTCAGAGACAAGGCTGTGTCCATGGGGGCACGGTACCTACCGGACTGGACCCCAGACTCCACTCacctcat atgtgccTTTTCTAACACCCCTAAGTACAGTCAGGTGAAGGCAGCAGGGGGGCTGATAGTTCGGAAGGAGTGGGTGATCGACTGTcacaagaggaaaaagaaaatctcttacaaacg GTATCTGATGGATGGAGCAGAGTCCAGCTCTGAGGATGAGATGGATGACATCAGTGTTGAGGAGCAGACACACGACGAGGGGGAAATAAAA AGTCCTGAAAAGagacacaacaccaccacaacatCTGTGACAGAGGAGAAGCAAGATGTGTGGATGGACGAGCGAG aagaggaagatgatgatggatCAGGCGTGGACACTGAGGAGGAGCTGAGAAG agtggagaagaggagaggagagaaagcagGACAGCAgaacagaggaagaggaggaggacagGAGTCAGAAGACGACCCGTATGGCGGCTCAACAGATGAGAACACAGAtgcagaagaagaggaagacaaACCCATACCTGATctaccag attttCTGACAGGAAAGAGGTTTTATATGTATGGGACATTTCCAGAGAACCAGAGACGTTTGCTGCAGCGTTACATCATTGCCTATAACGG tgttgtGGAGGACTACATGAATGAGAAGGTCCAGTTTGTGATCACCAGTCAGGGATGGGACGACACCTTCGAGGAC gctttGATGGAGAATGAGAATCTGAGTTTTGTGAAACCTACATGGATCTTTGCTATTAATGATAAGCAGAAGATGTTACCCTATCAACCCTACACTGTAGTCccctaa
- the xrcc1 gene encoding DNA repair protein XRCC1 isoform X1: MVDWDVRKEPSVRSEMPEIKLKHVVSCSSEDSTHKADNLLSSETYRKWKSAHPGEKQVSVILQFEKEEQVHSIDIGNEGSAFIEVLVGHSTSIKDQDFEVLLVTSSFMSPSESRGNLNLNRVRFFSPQQLVKSTSQEKWDRVKIVCTQPYNKSIAYGVAFIKFHSPPDNDSPASTPPNLTKLGQFRLKDESQSSGSNLQPGSLFLNRESKDSKGVKISPKSSTLSYATAALQAEPSTSSSAPTSSPQSAVSVKRKFEFSKERQDAPPPPAKKHTRPPKPITPNSEHTSPSTKTASISQKTPVQKSSVKPRPLASEPVPFCQIMEGVVFVLSGFQNPFRAELRDKAVSMGARYLPDWTPDSTHLICAFSNTPKYSQVKAAGGLIVRKEWVIDCHKRKKKISYKRYLMDGAESSSEDEMDDISVEEQTHDEGEIKKSPEKRHNTTTTSVTEEKQDVWMDEREEEDDDGSGVDTEEELRRVEKRRGEKAGQQNRGRGGGQESEDDPYGGSTDENTDAEEEEDKPIPDLPDFLTGKRFYMYGTFPENQRRLLQRYIIAYNGVVEDYMNEKVQFVITSQGWDDTFEDALMENENLSFVKPTWIFAINDKQKMLPYQPYTVVP; the protein is encoded by the exons at GGTCGATTGGGACGTGAGGAAGGAGCCGTCAGTGCGAAGTGAAATGCCTGAGATTAAACTGAAACATGTGGTGTCCTGCAGCAGTGAGGACAGT ACACATAAAGCAGATAACCTTCTGAGTTCAGAGACGTACAGGAAGTGGAAATCTGCTCATCCTGGAGAGAAGCAGGTTTCAGTTATCCTGCAG TTTGAGAAGGAGGAGCAGGTCCACAGTATTGACATTGGGAACGAAGGATCAGCCTTTATTGAAGTTCTTGTTGGACACTCAACCTCTATTAAAGACCAGGATTTCGAG GTGTTGTTGGTGACATCGTCGTTCATGTCTCCCTCTGAGAGTCGAGGGAATTTGAATCTGAACCGTGTGCGATTTTTCAGCCCTCAGCAGCTAGTGAAGAGCACAAGTCAGGAGAAATGGGACAGAGTAAAGATCGTGTGTACACAACCCTACAACAAG aGCATTGCCTATGGAGTGGCGTTTATAAAGTTTCATTCTCCACCGGATAACGACAGTCCTGCTTCTACACCACCt AATTTGACTAAACTGGGTCAGTTCCGGTTGAAGGATGAGTCTCAGTCTTCTGGGTCAAACCTGCAACCAGGGAGTCTGTTCCTGAACCGAGAGAGTAAAGACAGTAAAGGAGTGAAAA TTTCTCCTAAAAGCAGTACACTGAGTTATGCAACAGCAGCACTACAGGCAGAGCCATCGACTTCAAGCTCCGCCCCCACCAGCTCACCACAG TCGGCTGTATCGGTGAAGAGAAAGTTTGAGTTCAGTAAAGAGAGACAGGATGCCCCTCCTCCCCCTGCCAAGAAACACACACGTCCACCTAAACCCATTACCCCCAATTCTGAGCACACGTCCCCCAGCACAAAAACAg CATCTATTTCCCAGAAGACCCCAGTGCAGAAGTCCTCtgtgaagccccgccccctggcCTCAGAACCAGTCCCCTTCTGCCAAATCATGGAGGGCGtagtgtttgtgctgagtggATTTCAGAACCCGTTCCGTGCAGAACTCAGAGACAAGGCTGTGTCCATGGGGGCACGGTACCTACCGGACTGGACCCCAGACTCCACTCacctcat atgtgccTTTTCTAACACCCCTAAGTACAGTCAGGTGAAGGCAGCAGGGGGGCTGATAGTTCGGAAGGAGTGGGTGATCGACTGTcacaagaggaaaaagaaaatctcttacaaacg GTATCTGATGGATGGAGCAGAGTCCAGCTCTGAGGATGAGATGGATGACATCAGTGTTGAGGAGCAGACACACGACGAGGGGGAAATAAAA AAGAGTCCTGAAAAGagacacaacaccaccacaacatCTGTGACAGAGGAGAAGCAAGATGTGTGGATGGACGAGCGAG aagaggaagatgatgatggatCAGGCGTGGACACTGAGGAGGAGCTGAGAAG agtggagaagaggagaggagagaaagcagGACAGCAgaacagaggaagaggaggaggacagGAGTCAGAAGACGACCCGTATGGCGGCTCAACAGATGAGAACACAGAtgcagaagaagaggaagacaaACCCATACCTGATctaccag attttCTGACAGGAAAGAGGTTTTATATGTATGGGACATTTCCAGAGAACCAGAGACGTTTGCTGCAGCGTTACATCATTGCCTATAACGG tgttgtGGAGGACTACATGAATGAGAAGGTCCAGTTTGTGATCACCAGTCAGGGATGGGACGACACCTTCGAGGAC gctttGATGGAGAATGAGAATCTGAGTTTTGTGAAACCTACATGGATCTTTGCTATTAATGATAAGCAGAAGATGTTACCCTATCAACCCTACACTGTAGTCccctaa
- the LOC113652420 gene encoding myelin-associated glycoprotein isoform X1: protein MKFLFEPIHTHTHTHTHTHTHTHTHAHTHAQAALYSMIITTAVFMCLCWSVRARLVPTTPGRVFALQGSCALIPCSFPSTNGSGVGVAIRLRYRPSPLWTRRLTAFSSDKADQTESKFRGRITLSGDLSLGNCSLIISDVSTGDPDVYELELRERRGSWGKNKGIQVFVTRIPEQPVLSVPPIVVLGQTVVLNCSVRINCPLEPPHLRWIWERGGAVGAVEDRGTERVQTEGETPSLISSLSFTPSELVKPRVRCDAHHHGNRKSSSIANMNIHFPPMDVSVEVHTEQVREGGSVQLECVCKADPPVIKYQWSYTHSSNVLPLPHHTHSIRIHNVTRHTRVQCTAHNALGHATSPPTHLNVQYGPLILRNASVCEWKDQMQECVCVVDSNPHPLITWSVNGIVPPLSFNTTSSHTHHTVQETLRGHTHTPLRTTCYAFNYLGNDTNTLRLQKGKDSVLQPLISAGFSVLLFILLFITILLSVCLCRRRTGRRRRGVVCTPGVYPSAVSVYQEHTPLYINCSEVTHIYTNGSYQLVYQNCTPCFIRTTQTHKRQRRGARREKRERDRQTPAGQMERERQLSLTTDSDSAIYVEVI from the exons ATGAAGTTCCTCTTTgaacctatacacacacacacacacacacacacacacacacacacacacacacacacacacgcacacacacacgcacaggcggCTCTCTACAGTATGATCATCACGACTGCTGTGTTCA tgtgtttgtgttggagtGTGAGGGCCAGGCTAGTGCCCACCACCCCAGGGCGTGTATTTGCCTTACAGGGCTCGTGTGCACTGATCCCCTGCTCATTTCCGTCTACAAATGGTTCTGGTGTGGGTGTGGCCATCCGGCTGAGGTACCGCCCCTCTCCCCTGTGGACACGCCGTCTTACAGCATTCAGCAGTGACAAGGCTGACCAAACAGAGAGCAAATTCAGAGGTCGCATTACCCTGAGTGGAGATCTGAGTTTGGGAAACTGCTCCCTCATCATTTCTGACGTCAGCACTGGTGACCCAGACGTGTATGAGTTGGAGTTAAGGGAACGCCGAGGGTCATGGGGCAAAAACAAGGGCATCCAGGTTTTTGTCACAC GTATCCCCGAGCAGCCGGTGTTGAGTGTTCCCCCCATTGTGGTATTAGGGCAGACGGTGGTCCTGAACTGCTCAGTAAGGATCAACTGCCCCTTGGAGCCCCCTCACCTACGTTGGATCTGGGAGAGGGGGGGTGCAGTGGGGGCAGTagaagacagagggacagaaagGGTACAGACTGAGGGTGAGACGCCCTCACTTATCTCGTCTCTGTCCTTCACACCATCTGAGTTGGTGAAGCCACGGGTCAGATGTGATGCCCATCACCATGGTAACAGGAAGAGCAGTAGCATCGCCAACATGAACATCCACT tcCCCCCCATGGACGTGTCAGTGGAGGTTCACACAGAGCAGGTGAGGGAGGGGGGCAGTGTTcagctggagtgtgtgtgtaaagctgatCCCCCAGTTATCAAGTACCAGTGGtcttacacacactccagcAATGTGTTGCCCCtcccccatcacacacactccattcgCATACACAATGTCACACGACACACACGTGTGCAGTGCACTGCTCACAACGCCCTCGGACATGCAACATCTCCGCCCACTCATCTCAATGTGCAGT aTGGCCCTCTGATTTTGCGGAatgcatctgtgtgtgagtggaaaGATCAgatgcaggagtgtgtgtgtgtggtggactcAAACCCGCATCCCCTCATCACCTGGAGTGTAAATGGTATCGTCCCGCCACTCAGCTTCAACaccacatcctcacacacacaccacacagtgcAGGAGACACtgcggggacacacacacacacctctacgcACCACCTGCTACGCCTTCAACTACCTTGgcaatgacacaaacacactgagacttcaGAAAGGgaaag atagtGTCCTACAGCCTCTGATCTCAGCAGGATTTAGTGTTTTGCTCTTCATCCTACTCTTCATCACAAtccttctgtctgtgtgtttgtgccgtCGCAGGACTGGAAG AAGGAGACGGGGGGTGGTGTGTACCCCTGGTGTGTACCCCAgtgctgtgagtgtgtatcaGGAGCACACGCCTCTGTACATAAACTGCTCTGAGGtcacacacatctacaccaaCGGGAGCTACCAACTCGTCTACCAGAACTGTACACCCTGTTTCATCCGTAcaacacag ACTCAtaagagacagaggagaggagCGAGACGAGagaaacgagagagagacagacagacacctgCCGgtcagatggagagagagagacagctgtCGCTCAccactgactctgactctgcTATTTATGTGGAAGTGATctga
- the LOC113652420 gene encoding myelin-associated glycoprotein isoform X2, which translates to MKFLFEPIHTHTHTHTHTHTHTHTHAHTHAQAALYSMIITTAVFMCLCWSVRARLVPTTPGRVFALQGSCALIPCSFPSTNGSGVGVAIRLRYRPSPLWTRRLTAFSSDKADQTESKFRGRITLSGDLSLGNCSLIISDVSTGDPDVYELELRERRGSWGKNKGIQVFVTRIPEQPVLSVPPIVVLGQTVVLNCSVRINCPLEPPHLRWIWERGGAVGAVEDRGTERVQTEGETPSLISSLSFTPSELVKPRVRCDAHHHGNRKSSSIANMNIHYGPLILRNASVCEWKDQMQECVCVVDSNPHPLITWSVNGIVPPLSFNTTSSHTHHTVQETLRGHTHTPLRTTCYAFNYLGNDTNTLRLQKGKDSVLQPLISAGFSVLLFILLFITILLSVCLCRRRTGRRRRGVVCTPGVYPSAVSVYQEHTPLYINCSEVTHIYTNGSYQLVYQNCTPCFIRTTQTHKRQRRGARREKRERDRQTPAGQMERERQLSLTTDSDSAIYVEVI; encoded by the exons ATGAAGTTCCTCTTTgaacctatacacacacacacacacacacacacacacacacacacacacacacacacacacgcacacacacacgcacaggcggCTCTCTACAGTATGATCATCACGACTGCTGTGTTCA tgtgtttgtgttggagtGTGAGGGCCAGGCTAGTGCCCACCACCCCAGGGCGTGTATTTGCCTTACAGGGCTCGTGTGCACTGATCCCCTGCTCATTTCCGTCTACAAATGGTTCTGGTGTGGGTGTGGCCATCCGGCTGAGGTACCGCCCCTCTCCCCTGTGGACACGCCGTCTTACAGCATTCAGCAGTGACAAGGCTGACCAAACAGAGAGCAAATTCAGAGGTCGCATTACCCTGAGTGGAGATCTGAGTTTGGGAAACTGCTCCCTCATCATTTCTGACGTCAGCACTGGTGACCCAGACGTGTATGAGTTGGAGTTAAGGGAACGCCGAGGGTCATGGGGCAAAAACAAGGGCATCCAGGTTTTTGTCACAC GTATCCCCGAGCAGCCGGTGTTGAGTGTTCCCCCCATTGTGGTATTAGGGCAGACGGTGGTCCTGAACTGCTCAGTAAGGATCAACTGCCCCTTGGAGCCCCCTCACCTACGTTGGATCTGGGAGAGGGGGGGTGCAGTGGGGGCAGTagaagacagagggacagaaagGGTACAGACTGAGGGTGAGACGCCCTCACTTATCTCGTCTCTGTCCTTCACACCATCTGAGTTGGTGAAGCCACGGGTCAGATGTGATGCCCATCACCATGGTAACAGGAAGAGCAGTAGCATCGCCAACATGAACATCCACT aTGGCCCTCTGATTTTGCGGAatgcatctgtgtgtgagtggaaaGATCAgatgcaggagtgtgtgtgtgtggtggactcAAACCCGCATCCCCTCATCACCTGGAGTGTAAATGGTATCGTCCCGCCACTCAGCTTCAACaccacatcctcacacacacaccacacagtgcAGGAGACACtgcggggacacacacacacacctctacgcACCACCTGCTACGCCTTCAACTACCTTGgcaatgacacaaacacactgagacttcaGAAAGGgaaag atagtGTCCTACAGCCTCTGATCTCAGCAGGATTTAGTGTTTTGCTCTTCATCCTACTCTTCATCACAAtccttctgtctgtgtgtttgtgccgtCGCAGGACTGGAAG AAGGAGACGGGGGGTGGTGTGTACCCCTGGTGTGTACCCCAgtgctgtgagtgtgtatcaGGAGCACACGCCTCTGTACATAAACTGCTCTGAGGtcacacacatctacaccaaCGGGAGCTACCAACTCGTCTACCAGAACTGTACACCCTGTTTCATCCGTAcaacacag ACTCAtaagagacagaggagaggagCGAGACGAGagaaacgagagagagacagacagacacctgCCGgtcagatggagagagagagacagctgtCGCTCAccactgactctgactctgcTATTTATGTGGAAGTGATctga